One segment of Marinobacter sediminum DNA contains the following:
- a CDS encoding LysR family transcriptional regulator, protein MDWDYLRFVRALALGGTLAKAGELLGVHQTTVLRRLDQMEESLGVQFFERNRDGLQLTPVGETAFREAEKLAVVMENLERKLVGQDSAPVGKVRLAAEDSMMNEVLSPILAELVREFPDIELEVLTDNDVANLSHREADLTLRPENRPQATLEGQRIAAIESAVYGSARYCRRHREMDIENRPEDCLWIVPDETFSHLATGRWYRKQLKNARSFIRCNSLQSMYALVRADAGLAVLPCYLGESAKELRRLSAPLEGESVDLWLHVNQDTQQMARVRIVMEYLVERLQALESSIEISVTL, encoded by the coding sequence ATGGACTGGGATTATCTTCGTTTTGTACGCGCCCTGGCACTAGGTGGAACGCTTGCCAAGGCCGGGGAATTGCTGGGTGTGCACCAAACCACTGTTTTACGTCGACTTGACCAGATGGAAGAGTCGCTGGGTGTGCAGTTTTTCGAACGTAACAGGGACGGATTACAACTGACCCCTGTGGGGGAGACGGCCTTTCGAGAGGCTGAAAAACTGGCAGTTGTAATGGAAAATCTTGAGCGCAAGCTTGTAGGGCAGGACTCGGCTCCGGTCGGTAAGGTCCGGCTGGCGGCCGAGGATTCGATGATGAACGAAGTGCTCAGCCCGATCCTGGCTGAGCTGGTTCGGGAGTTTCCTGATATAGAGCTGGAAGTGTTGACGGATAATGATGTCGCCAACCTGAGCCACCGGGAAGCGGACCTCACTCTGCGTCCTGAAAATAGGCCTCAGGCGACGCTGGAAGGCCAACGGATCGCCGCCATTGAGTCTGCGGTCTACGGTTCCGCCCGGTACTGTCGACGCCACCGCGAAATGGATATTGAGAACAGGCCGGAGGATTGCCTCTGGATTGTTCCGGATGAAACGTTCAGCCATCTTGCCACGGGCCGCTGGTACCGAAAACAGCTCAAGAATGCCAGGTCATTCATCCGATGCAACAGTCTGCAATCCATGTATGCGCTGGTAAGGGCGGATGCGGGCCTGGCGGTGTTGCCTTGTTACCTTGGCGAAAGTGCCAAAGAGCTTCGCCGGTTGTCGGCTCCTCTGGAAGGGGAGAGCGTGGACCTCTGGTTGCACGTTAACCAGGACACTCAGCAGATGGCCAGGGTCCGGATCGTCATGGAATACCTGGTGGAACGGCTTCAGGCCCTTGAATCGTCGATTGAGATCAGCGTAACGCTCTGA